In one Bacteroidales bacterium genomic region, the following are encoded:
- a CDS encoding type II toxin-antitoxin system RelE/ParE family toxin: MNITFKNKKLNKLANDMKVCRKELGANGAKVFQKRLQVLLFADTLEDVRNMPGRFHELKHERKGQWACDLEQPYRFIFKPHENPIPENEHGQYIWIEIKGVEIQEIVNYHKEK, encoded by the coding sequence TTGAATATCACATTTAAAAATAAAAAACTGAACAAATTGGCAAACGATATGAAAGTTTGTCGTAAAGAACTTGGTGCTAACGGTGCAAAAGTTTTTCAAAAACGACTGCAAGTACTCCTTTTTGCCGATACATTAGAAGATGTCCGAAACATGCCCGGGCGTTTCCATGAATTGAAACATGAACGTAAAGGACAATGGGCATGTGATTTGGAACAACCGTACCGTTTCATTTTTAAACCACACGAAAATCCGATACCCGAAAACGAACACGGGCAATACATTTGGATAGAAATCAAGGGTGTGGAAATACAAGAAATAGTTAACTACCACAAAGAAAAATAG
- a CDS encoding nucleotidyl transferase AbiEii/AbiGii toxin family protein: MNYNISSKNFRDPLLKSILISLQKVFSELDINFYLIGATARDIILNLHGVPPKRATHDLDIAVAVSNWDKYQIIENKLLKIKDFKKDKNQKQRFIYKDVFPLDIVPFGEIKNKDDKIYWPPDETVAMSVLGFDEVETNTKHLIIDNDLTVNVASLPGIFILKLFAWKDRYTEHEKDADDMAFIITNYLGINQERAVNEHYNEIYLSDDFTQNTGSAVLLAYDIYEIIKTNGKTINKAIQIFQKEISLAEESKLINQMLETHPAFNYDETHLCLKKIISVLKRLVNV; encoded by the coding sequence ATGAATTACAACATATCAAGTAAAAATTTTAGAGACCCTTTATTAAAATCAATTTTAATAAGCTTACAGAAAGTCTTTTCCGAATTAGATATTAATTTCTATCTCATTGGGGCAACGGCAAGAGACATTATCTTGAATTTGCACGGAGTTCCGCCAAAAAGAGCAACACATGATTTGGATATTGCCGTGGCTGTTTCAAATTGGGATAAATATCAAATAATAGAAAATAAACTGCTGAAAATTAAGGATTTTAAAAAAGATAAAAACCAAAAACAAAGATTTATTTATAAAGATGTATTTCCTCTTGATATTGTTCCCTTTGGTGAAATCAAAAATAAAGATGACAAAATATATTGGCCGCCTGATGAAACGGTTGCAATGTCTGTACTTGGTTTTGATGAAGTAGAAACTAACACAAAACATTTGATTATCGACAACGATTTGACTGTTAATGTGGCATCATTGCCCGGAATATTTATTTTAAAGCTGTTTGCATGGAAAGACCGTTATACGGAACACGAAAAAGATGCTGACGACATGGCTTTTATTATAACGAATTATCTCGGCATTAATCAGGAGAGAGCTGTAAATGAGCACTATAATGAAATTTATTTATCTGATGATTTTACACAAAATACAGGCAGTGCCGTACTATTGGCTTATGATATTTATGAAATTATTAAAACAAACGGAAAAACCATAAATAAAGCAATTCAAATTTTTCAAAAAGAAATATCTTTGGCAGAAGAAAGCAAATTAATCAATCAAATGTTGGAAACTCATCCTGCCTTTAATTATGATGAAACGCATTTATGTTTGAAAAAAATAATTTCCGTTTTAAAAAGGCTTGTAAATGTTTGA
- a CDS encoding ATP-dependent 6-phosphofructokinase, which produces MAKKFKGTIAILTGGGDVPGLNPAIRAITIRAIREGYKVIGLRRGWAGILELVQDNKVDNSENYIELTEKIVNRSGRTGGTFLHSSRTRPSHLPKINVPEHLKDKYKDEINDLTEVVIDNLNFLNVDYLIPIGGDDTLSYAVRLYKEGIKIVAMPKTMDNDVPGTDYCIGFSTCVTRTINMTNTLRTSAGSHERFLVLEVFGRYAGFTAMLPTMAGAANRCVIPEYKFDIERLTELLIKDRFKNPSNYSVVLVSEGAMFKGGEMIYKDAEKDQFGHAKLGGIGEMVSTKLKELSPKLNNGKRINVINQKLGYLVRGGDPDAIDSIVPMAYGNLAFDLVLKGIHGRLVVLKNGRYDNVPIDVVTGSSKVVNIEKFYNTERLRPFYKSFEMNPLFIMTSD; this is translated from the coding sequence ATGGCAAAGAAATTTAAAGGAACAATTGCAATTCTGACCGGAGGCGGTGATGTTCCCGGTTTAAATCCTGCAATTAGAGCAATAACAATCAGAGCAATAAGAGAAGGATATAAAGTAATTGGTCTCAGAAGAGGGTGGGCAGGTATTTTGGAACTTGTTCAAGATAATAAAGTTGATAACAGTGAAAATTATATTGAACTTACAGAAAAAATAGTTAACAGATCAGGAAGAACAGGAGGAACTTTCTTGCATAGTTCAAGAACTCGTCCGAGTCATCTTCCGAAAATAAATGTTCCTGAACATTTAAAAGATAAATATAAAGATGAAATAAATGATTTAACGGAAGTTGTTATTGATAATTTAAATTTTCTTAATGTTGATTATTTAATTCCGATAGGAGGCGATGATACTTTAAGTTATGCTGTACGTTTATACAAAGAAGGGATTAAAATTGTTGCCATGCCTAAAACAATGGACAATGATGTTCCCGGAACTGATTATTGTATCGGATTCAGTACTTGTGTTACAAGAACAATAAATATGACAAATACTTTAAGGACTTCTGCAGGTTCTCATGAGAGGTTTTTGGTTTTAGAAGTTTTTGGAAGATATGCAGGTTTTACAGCAATGTTACCCACAATGGCAGGTGCTGCAAACAGATGTGTTATTCCTGAATACAAATTTGACATTGAAAGACTAACTGAATTACTTATAAAAGACAGATTTAAAAACCCGAGTAATTATTCTGTTGTTTTAGTATCTGAAGGTGCGATGTTTAAGGGTGGAGAAATGATTTATAAAGATGCAGAGAAAGATCAATTCGGGCATGCAAAACTCGGAGGTATCGGTGAAATGGTTTCAACAAAATTAAAAGAACTGTCTCCGAAATTAAATAACGGAAAAAGAATAAATGTTATTAATCAAAAACTCGGTTATCTTGTCAGAGGAGGAGATCCTGACGCAATTGATTCAATTGTTCCGATGGCGTACGGAAATCTCGCTTTTGATCTTGTATTAAAAGGAATACACGGAAGATTAGTGGTGCTGAAGAACGGACGTTATGATAATGTGCCGATTGATGTTGTAACCGGCAGTTCTAAAGTTGTTAATATTGAAAAATTTTATAATACAGAACGATTAAGACCATTTTATAAAAGTTTTGAAATGAATCCTTTATTTATAATGACAAGTGATTAG
- a CDS encoding DUF4296 domain-containing protein, with the protein MRKIIFIIFLFNFLIISCDDSSKIGKSEILSDNEFIDIIIDLHKTDGIIITSDLRNKNKKKDSISLYNYVLKKHNVSRLKFSKTVKYYSLHIEEYNLFYDSVNNYFIHMQSELNKEIEIEKEKLKEEREKLKDTANLWELKNTWELPDDGKTNPVAFKIQAKEHGTYTLYASIRIFKDDKSVNQRMTIIANYEDGSKDLNSVGSMIKDGKFERYDVSINTNKNKILKSISGWVLDHSKGTKKKHISVKEIKLKLVKE; encoded by the coding sequence ATGAGAAAGATTATATTTATTATATTCCTTTTTAATTTCTTGATTATTAGTTGTGATGATTCATCAAAAATAGGAAAAAGCGAGATATTGTCTGACAATGAATTTATTGATATTATCATTGATTTACATAAAACAGACGGCATCATAATTACTTCTGATTTACGTAATAAAAATAAGAAAAAGGATTCAATTAGTCTGTATAACTATGTGCTGAAGAAGCATAATGTATCCAGACTTAAATTCAGCAAAACTGTGAAATATTATTCATTACATATTGAAGAGTATAATCTTTTTTATGATTCTGTGAACAATTATTTTATACATATGCAAAGCGAGTTAAACAAAGAAATTGAGATAGAGAAAGAAAAGTTGAAAGAAGAAAGGGAAAAACTTAAAGATACTGCAAATTTATGGGAACTTAAAAATACTTGGGAATTACCTGATGACGGAAAAACTAATCCTGTAGCTTTTAAAATTCAGGCAAAAGAACACGGAACTTATACTTTATATGCATCAATAAGAATATTCAAGGATGATAAATCCGTAAATCAAAGAATGACAATAATAGCAAATTATGAAGACGGTTCCAAAGATTTGAATTCTGTAGGTTCAATGATAAAAGACGGAAAATTTGAAAGATATGATGTTAGTATCAATACAAACAAAAATAAAATATTGAAGTCAATATCAGGTTGGGTATTAGATCACAGCAAAGGAACAAAAAAGAAACATATTTCCGTAAAAGAGATTAAATTGAAATTAGTTAAAGAATAA
- a CDS encoding helix-turn-helix transcriptional regulator has translation MRNERARKILAETPAETKKFVSKYADILVRIHELMKERGLKQKDIAEKLEKQPSEISKWLNGHNLTLKSIAKLEVVLDTDILIVSKTRKGIKISVSKVNVDADKEYKTYDIKPKSRANKLLNVS, from the coding sequence ATGCGAAACGAACGAGCACGAAAAATTTTAGCCGAAACTCCGGCTGAAACAAAAAAATTTGTAAGCAAATATGCCGATATCCTTGTAAGAATACATGAACTTATGAAAGAAAGGGGTTTGAAGCAAAAAGATATTGCTGAAAAGTTGGAAAAGCAACCCTCTGAAATCAGTAAATGGTTAAACGGGCATAACCTTACCTTAAAATCTATTGCTAAATTAGAAGTGGTTTTAGATACTGATATTTTAATCGTGTCAAAAACACGAAAAGGGATTAAAATATCTGTGAGTAAGGTAAACGTAGATGCAGATAAGGAATATAAAACCTATGATATTAAACCTAAATCGCGAGCTAATAAATTGCTAAATGTATCATGA
- the mnmE gene encoding tRNA uridine-5-carboxymethylaminomethyl(34) synthesis GTPase MnmE, translated as MNDDTIAAIASSPGSGAIAIIRLSGSRAIEITDQIFYPKNKKKKIIDQDAYTVHYGLIKDQKEIIDEVLVSVFRAPRSYTGEDSIEISCHGSLYIQQRILNLLIKTGARTASPGEFTQRAFLNGKLDLSQAEAVADLIASESAAAHKVAFQQMRGGFTSDLKDLRSQLLFFISLIELELDFSEEDVEFADRAKLQSLILTIKEKISELLNSFELGNVIKKGIPVAIVGEPNVGKSTLLNVLLNEDKAIVSEIAGTTRDAVEDVISLSGILFRFIDTAGLRKTDDAVESLGIERTIQKIENAEIVLFMIDAKDKQACEKVFEIKERAKDKKLILVVNKIDKSESIFNEKISDCKNFEIVQISAKHKQNINVLTETLLKTVHYSPACKSDTIITNTRHFELLQKAYEATLRVDQVLTAGISGDFLAQDIREILNFIGEITGEFTTDEVLGNIFDNFCIGK; from the coding sequence TTGAACGATGATACCATAGCTGCAATTGCAAGTTCGCCCGGCAGCGGTGCAATTGCGATTATTCGTTTATCCGGAAGTCGAGCAATTGAAATTACCGATCAAATTTTCTATCCTAAAAATAAGAAAAAAAAAATTATTGATCAAGATGCTTATACCGTTCATTACGGATTGATAAAAGATCAAAAAGAAATAATTGATGAAGTTTTGGTTTCTGTTTTCAGGGCACCGAGGTCTTATACCGGAGAAGACAGCATTGAAATTTCTTGCCACGGATCATTATATATTCAACAAAGGATTTTAAACCTACTGATAAAAACCGGTGCAAGAACAGCTTCTCCGGGAGAATTCACACAAAGAGCATTTTTAAACGGAAAACTTGATCTCTCACAGGCTGAAGCAGTTGCCGATTTAATTGCTTCAGAATCTGCAGCTGCACATAAAGTTGCTTTTCAACAAATGAGAGGCGGATTTACTTCCGACCTGAAGGATTTAAGGTCGCAATTGCTGTTTTTTATATCACTGATAGAATTGGAATTAGATTTCAGTGAGGAAGATGTTGAGTTTGCTGATCGAGCAAAATTGCAATCTTTAATTTTAACCATAAAAGAAAAGATCAGTGAATTATTGAATTCATTTGAACTGGGAAATGTTATCAAAAAAGGAATTCCCGTTGCCATTGTCGGAGAACCGAATGTAGGAAAATCAACTTTGCTGAATGTGCTTTTGAACGAAGATAAAGCCATTGTTTCTGAAATTGCCGGAACAACACGAGATGCTGTTGAAGATGTGATTTCTTTAAGCGGAATATTATTTCGTTTTATTGATACTGCCGGTCTTCGCAAAACTGATGATGCCGTTGAGAGTTTAGGCATTGAACGAACCATACAAAAAATTGAAAATGCAGAGATTGTTTTATTTATGATTGATGCAAAAGATAAACAGGCTTGTGAGAAAGTGTTTGAAATAAAGGAAAGAGCCAAAGATAAAAAGTTAATACTTGTAGTTAATAAGATTGATAAATCGGAATCAATTTTCAATGAAAAAATCAGTGATTGTAAAAATTTTGAAATAGTACAAATTTCTGCAAAGCATAAACAAAATATTAATGTTTTGACAGAAACCCTATTAAAAACCGTTCATTATTCCCCTGCCTGCAAATCGGATACAATTATTACCAATACAAGACATTTTGAATTATTGCAAAAAGCTTATGAAGCAACTCTTCGTGTAGATCAAGTACTAACAGCAGGAATATCCGGTGATTTCTTGGCACAAGATATTCGTGAAATTCTTAATTTTATCGGAGAAATTACCGGAGAATTCACCACGGATGAGGTTTTGGGTAATATTTTTGATAATTTTTGTATTGGGAAGTAA
- a CDS encoding HigA family addiction module antidote protein — protein sequence MAQKNQYLPPIVFHPGETLAERLDELGMGPKEFAVRTGKPEKTITAILTGRSSITPEMAVQFEKVLQIPANFWTKAQRAYDEYKAREKRAKEIKAAEEWLKYFPVRAMINKGWVKEAKTKEEKTEELLGFFAFSSHNVWENYYYERQLKVEFRISLAHTKEPHAISAWLRRGDIQASKLQTNPFDSKAFKELLPEIKNIMVTHPDNFFEELQKTCLKAGVKVVYTPCLPKAPINGSTRWLSTGNPVIQLSDRWKRNDIFWFTFFHEAGHILLHGKKDIFLEDIDYSDKDMKKEKEADDFAVKWTFTEEQEQEVTELFEITEDDIIEFAEKFNTHPAMIIGRLQKKKIIHYSVGRDFIVPIEIIE from the coding sequence ATGGCTCAAAAAAATCAATACTTACCGCCCATAGTCTTTCATCCCGGTGAAACATTGGCAGAAAGATTAGATGAATTAGGCATGGGCCCAAAAGAGTTTGCTGTTCGAACGGGCAAGCCCGAAAAAACAATTACCGCAATATTAACCGGCAGAAGCTCAATAACACCTGAAATGGCAGTACAATTTGAAAAAGTACTGCAAATTCCGGCTAATTTCTGGACAAAAGCTCAACGTGCTTACGATGAATACAAAGCACGAGAAAAAAGAGCAAAAGAAATAAAAGCTGCGGAAGAATGGTTAAAATATTTTCCGGTAAGAGCTATGATAAATAAAGGCTGGGTAAAAGAAGCAAAGACCAAAGAAGAAAAAACAGAAGAATTGCTCGGTTTTTTTGCCTTTTCATCTCATAATGTTTGGGAAAACTATTATTACGAGCGTCAATTAAAAGTTGAGTTCAGAATATCTTTGGCTCACACAAAAGAACCGCATGCAATTTCAGCTTGGCTCCGGAGAGGAGATATACAAGCTTCAAAATTACAAACCAATCCGTTTGATTCAAAAGCTTTCAAAGAATTGTTGCCTGAAATAAAAAACATAATGGTAACACATCCGGATAACTTTTTTGAAGAATTACAAAAAACTTGTCTCAAAGCAGGTGTAAAAGTTGTTTACACACCATGCTTACCCAAAGCCCCGATTAACGGTTCTACACGTTGGTTAAGTACGGGTAATCCGGTAATCCAATTATCCGACAGATGGAAGCGTAACGATATTTTTTGGTTTACCTTTTTTCATGAAGCCGGTCATATTTTATTACACGGCAAAAAAGATATTTTCCTTGAAGATATTGATTATTCTGACAAAGACATGAAAAAAGAAAAAGAAGCAGATGACTTTGCCGTAAAATGGACATTTACCGAAGAACAAGAACAAGAAGTAACAGAACTGTTTGAAATAACCGAAGATGATATTATTGAATTTGCCGAAAAATTCAACACACATCCGGCAATGATAATAGGGAGGCTTCAAAAAAAGAAAATAATACATTATTCAGTCGGCAGAGATTTCATTGTCCCGATTGAAATTATTGAATAG
- a CDS encoding Eco57I restriction-modification methylase domain-containing protein: MQLKSLIEKLHLSDKRGVIFKKANFAWKNVDFFSVEHKNKLQKINPDAVYHFNKQPFILFFDLKTNPKNTNTFFKQVWNWDTVPVIFVINPDAGLSVYNAFHYQKNIGLEKLEFKTEDEIYNQFSFWELQSGGTLNYLIKKKYLKKEKRINKVLNENISKARKHLAIDIKKPLSVEFTNLLILRLIFIRYLIDRKVKINKKYVSGKNITEIKESFYKLIKNKDNLISFFEYLKERFNGSLFETANDESFNKEHLTFLSDFFSANLEIKQQVIKGEGFDIFDFSIIPVETISGIYESVIDTKKRKILSAVYTPLFLVDYILGKTVDKHLTNSSNLDCRILDASCGSGIFLTQTYRHLVENEIAKKGNISDNRLIEIAKKNLFGIDKDINALHVAAFSIYISILDFKEPAELDDKKFNLPDLIGENLLHNDFFNEEKSDTEIKKAKELKYYSYNLKFKSIKFDFILGNPPWGRKNDKTEDWFHLNYKQNYKLPLSNDEISQSFLFRSKDFQTNECALIVSSKAFYNKSKKDDEKDFKKVFFQNFLVHEIFDLSAARRMVFDGAISPAVVVFYKKSDSESIKQNVINHISVKANRFLKELKTIVIEEPDKKEISQKHFIDYSWMMKLALYGNTYDYNLLKNLLESKTLKTYFNNTDNIFYGDGIKKYIKTQKKEILHKAKEIEEKNISVLEFYEITQYYTKKKEKKITKNEIFEIKLWRNLSLFENCRILLKARPKNESDIFISFCDYNSLYREKVLGIASSNTNLLYEMYGSMLSGFYTYFQFLTSSSWGVFFPEILQDEYLSFPYKETEKKKELISTVEKFIELFKNHYKKELLPGNAPTYENSEQFRQLFDKINATVNETYNINSVEKDMIDYVLDVSRYQFQEGKLHMILRPLNRTTDIKYLKKYAKIFFNHFSESYDGTYGEYFKTEVFHLNYFVAMKFIITNEKPSEDEQISFSYNNDEKSLFKILADNFSLKNINEHDLTNKIFIQKNIKGFEPDFFYIIKPNEYKSWHRAMAHYDIAWFDNEMIKAEIEEITDNE; encoded by the coding sequence ATGCAATTAAAAAGCTTAATAGAAAAATTACATCTTTCTGATAAAAGGGGAGTTATCTTCAAAAAAGCAAATTTTGCTTGGAAAAATGTTGATTTCTTTTCTGTTGAACATAAAAACAAACTTCAAAAAATAAATCCGGACGCTGTATATCATTTCAACAAACAGCCTTTTATTCTTTTTTTTGACCTAAAAACAAATCCAAAAAATACAAATACTTTTTTCAAACAAGTTTGGAACTGGGACACTGTTCCTGTAATTTTTGTAATAAATCCTGATGCTGGTTTATCTGTTTACAATGCTTTTCATTACCAAAAAAATATTGGTTTAGAAAAGCTTGAATTTAAAACAGAAGATGAAATATACAATCAATTTTCGTTTTGGGAATTGCAATCAGGCGGAACACTTAATTATCTTATCAAGAAAAAATATCTTAAAAAAGAAAAACGAATAAACAAAGTTCTAAATGAAAATATATCAAAAGCAAGAAAACATCTTGCTATTGATATAAAAAAACCGTTGAGTGTTGAATTTACGAATTTACTTATATTACGTCTAATTTTTATTCGATATTTAATTGACAGAAAAGTAAAAATTAATAAAAAATATGTTTCAGGAAAAAATATTACTGAAATAAAAGAAAGTTTTTACAAACTGATAAAAAATAAGGATAATCTGATTTCTTTTTTCGAATATTTAAAAGAACGTTTTAACGGAAGTTTGTTCGAAACAGCAAATGATGAAAGTTTTAACAAAGAGCATTTAACATTCTTATCCGATTTTTTTTCTGCTAATCTTGAAATAAAACAACAGGTAATAAAGGGAGAAGGCTTTGATATCTTTGATTTTAGTATAATTCCGGTTGAAACAATCAGCGGGATTTATGAAAGTGTTATTGATACAAAAAAACGAAAAATTTTATCTGCCGTTTACACTCCTTTGTTCCTGGTAGATTATATTTTAGGTAAAACTGTTGACAAACACCTGACAAACAGCTCAAATTTGGATTGTAGAATACTTGACGCAAGTTGCGGAAGTGGTATTTTTCTTACTCAAACATACAGGCATTTAGTTGAAAATGAGATTGCTAAAAAAGGAAATATTTCAGATAACAGACTGATTGAAATTGCAAAAAAAAATTTATTCGGGATTGATAAAGATATTAACGCATTGCATGTTGCTGCTTTTTCAATTTATATTTCAATTCTTGATTTTAAAGAACCTGCTGAACTTGATGATAAAAAATTTAATCTTCCTGACTTAATAGGAGAAAATTTACTTCATAACGATTTTTTTAATGAAGAAAAGTCAGATACTGAAATTAAAAAAGCGAAGGAACTTAAATACTATTCTTACAACCTAAAGTTTAAAAGTATAAAATTTGATTTTATACTGGGAAATCCGCCTTGGGGTAGAAAAAATGACAAAACAGAAGATTGGTTTCATTTGAATTATAAACAAAATTATAAGTTACCTTTATCAAATGATGAAATTTCACAATCATTTTTATTTCGCTCAAAAGATTTTCAAACAAATGAATGTGCTTTAATTGTATCAAGCAAGGCGTTTTACAACAAATCGAAAAAAGATGATGAGAAAGACTTTAAAAAAGTTTTCTTTCAAAATTTTCTTGTTCATGAAATATTTGATTTATCTGCTGCCAGAAGAATGGTTTTTGACGGAGCAATAAGTCCGGCTGTTGTTGTTTTTTATAAAAAATCAGATTCGGAAAGTATTAAACAAAATGTAATAAATCATATTTCGGTTAAAGCAAACCGTTTTTTAAAAGAGCTTAAAACCATAGTTATTGAAGAACCGGACAAAAAAGAAATCAGTCAAAAACATTTTATTGACTATTCGTGGATGATGAAACTTGCTCTTTACGGAAATACTTATGATTATAATTTGTTGAAAAATTTACTGGAAAGCAAAACTCTAAAAACATATTTTAATAATACTGATAATATTTTTTATGGTGATGGAATAAAGAAATATATAAAAACGCAAAAAAAAGAGATTTTACATAAAGCAAAAGAAATTGAAGAAAAAAATATATCCGTTTTAGAATTTTATGAAATAACACAGTATTATACAAAGAAAAAAGAAAAGAAAATTACCAAAAATGAAATTTTTGAAATAAAACTTTGGCGTAATTTAAGTCTATTTGAAAATTGTAGAATTTTACTCAAAGCAAGACCTAAAAATGAATCCGACATTTTTATATCTTTCTGTGATTATAACTCTTTATATAGAGAAAAAGTTTTAGGTATTGCTTCGAGTAATACAAACTTATTATATGAAATGTATGGAAGTATGTTGTCAGGATTTTATACTTATTTTCAATTTCTAACATCAAGTTCTTGGGGGGTATTTTTTCCGGAAATACTTCAAGACGAATATCTTTCATTCCCCTACAAAGAAACCGAAAAGAAAAAAGAATTAATATCAACAGTCGAAAAGTTTATTGAATTATTTAAAAATCATTACAAAAAAGAACTTCTGCCGGGCAATGCTCCGACTTATGAAAATTCAGAGCAATTCAGGCAGCTGTTTGATAAAATAAATGCAACTGTAAATGAAACTTACAACATAAATTCTGTTGAAAAAGACATGATTGATTATGTTTTGGATGTTTCACGCTATCAGTTTCAAGAAGGTAAGTTACACATGATTTTACGCCCGTTAAACAGAACAACAGACATTAAATACCTGAAAAAATACGCTAAAATATTTTTCAATCATTTTTCCGAGAGTTATGACGGTACTTACGGAGAGTATTTTAAAACAGAAGTTTTTCATTTGAATTATTTCGTTGCAATGAAATTCATTATCACAAACGAAAAACCAAGCGAAGATGAACAAATATCATTTTCATATAATAATGATGAAAAGTCTCTGTTTAAAATACTTGCCGATAACTTCTCTCTCAAAAACATTAACGAACACGATTTAACAAACAAAATTTTTATTCAAAAAAACATAAAAGGCTTTGAGCCTGATTTTTTCTATATAATAAAGCCTAACGAATACAAAAGCTGGCACAGAGCTATGGCTCATTACGATATTGCATGGTTTGACAATGAAATGATAAAGGCAGAAATTGAAGAAATAACCGACAATGAGTAA
- the pfkA gene encoding 6-phosphofructokinase has product MNKIKKIAVFTSGGDSPGMNAAVRAVVRTALHYNLEIIGIDRGYQGMINGEFRKLKSKSVRDIIQRGGTILRSARSEEFKTPEGRKKAFDNLVKYEIDAVVVIGGDGSFKGAGIFSQEYDIPFVGMPGTIDNDMFGTEYTIGFDTALNTVTEAIDKIKDTAFSHDRTFFIEVMGRDAGFIALKAGIATGAEMVLIPEVEGQEEKLEEFLLNTEKTSNIIIVAEGNNVGGASEIAKIFGKKYKGHGVRVNVLGHMQRGGSPTAFDRYLASRMGVEAVDALMDNQRSIMIGYSNHEVVHVPFNKTIKGKRDVGAELLRVNEILSK; this is encoded by the coding sequence ATGAATAAGATAAAAAAAATAGCAGTTTTTACTTCCGGAGGAGATTCTCCGGGTATGAATGCAGCAGTAAGAGCAGTAGTTAGAACAGCATTGCATTATAATCTTGAAATTATCGGAATAGACAGAGGTTATCAAGGTATGATTAACGGTGAATTCAGGAAGTTAAAATCAAAATCAGTCAGAGATATAATTCAAAGAGGCGGAACAATTTTGCGTTCAGCAAGAAGTGAAGAGTTCAAAACTCCTGAAGGACGAAAAAAAGCCTTTGATAATTTGGTCAAATATGAAATTGATGCTGTTGTTGTTATTGGCGGAGACGGTAGTTTTAAGGGTGCAGGAATTTTCTCTCAAGAGTATGACATTCCTTTTGTAGGTATGCCCGGAACAATTGATAACGACATGTTCGGAACTGAATACACCATAGGTTTTGATACAGCATTAAATACAGTTACGGAAGCCATTGACAAAATTAAAGATACAGCTTTTTCTCACGACAGAACTTTTTTTATTGAGGTTATGGGACGAGATGCCGGTTTTATTGCTTTAAAAGCAGGAATAGCAACAGGTGCTGAAATGGTACTTATACCGGAAGTTGAAGGTCAAGAAGAGAAATTAGAAGAGTTTCTGTTAAATACAGAGAAAACTTCAAATATTATAATTGTTGCTGAAGGTAATAATGTGGGCGGTGCAAGTGAAATCGCAAAAATATTCGGAAAAAAGTACAAAGGGCACGGTGTAAGAGTTAATGTTTTGGGGCATATGCAAAGAGGCGGTTCTCCGACAGCATTCGACAGGTATTTGGCAAGCAGGATGGGAGTAGAAGCAGTTGATGCATTGATGGATAACCAAAGAAGCATTATGATCGGTTATTCAAACCATGAAGTTGTTCATGTTCCTTTCAATAAAACCATTAAAGGGAAAAGAGATGTAGGGGCAGAATTGCTTCGTGTAAATGAAATCTTATCTAAATAA